The window CCGGCCGGGGCCGCTGCCCGAGTCCCTCGAAGTCGTACAACTTGCCGTGGTGGGACGGGAACTCGTCCGGCCCGAGCGCGGCCCGCAGGGCGTCGACGCACTCGTCGAGCACGGCCCCTCGCCGCTCGAAGTCCACCCCCAGCGCCTCGAACTCCTCCTGTACGTGCCCCGCGCCGACCCCGAGGATCAGGCGCCCCCCGCTCAGGTGGTCGAGGGTCGCGTACTGCTTGGCGGTGGCGAGGGGATGCCGCAGCCCGACGACCGCGACATGGCTGAGCAGCCGCACCCGCTCGGTGACCGAGGCCAGGAAGGCGAGGGTGGCGACCGGGTCGTACCAGACGGTGCTCATCGCGGAGGCGAGCCGCCTCGGTATCGCGACGTGGTCGCAGCTCGCGAGATACGCGAAGCCGGAGACGTCGGCGGCCCGGGCGATCTCCACGAGATCCCCCGGCCCGGCGTCGGCCTCCCACGCCTCGGCGTAGAGGGTGCTCTGCGACTGGACCGGGAGCTGCATCCCGTAGCTGAAGGGCGCGTCGCCGGGAGGGGCGTCGCCAGGGGGCGCGTTCACCGGGCACCGCCCGGTCCGGCCCACAGCCCGTCCCGCGTCAGCCCCAGCAGCTCGATCGCGTTGCGGCGGACGATCCGGTCGACGACGTCCGCGTCCAGGTGGCCCATCTGGGCCTCGCCGACCTCACGCGACTTGGGCCAGGTGGAGTCGGAGTGGGGGTAGTCGGTCTCGTACAGGACGTTCCCTACGCCGATGGCGTCCAGGTTCTTCAGGCCGAAGGCGTCGTCGAAGAAGCAGCCGTAGACGTGCTCGGTGAACAGTTCGGACGGCGGGCGGTGGACCTTGTCGGCGACGCCGCCCCAGCCGCGGTTCTCCTCCCAGACCACGTCGGCGCGCTCCAGGATGTAGGGGATCCAGCCGATCTGGCCCTCCGCGTACATGACCTTGAGGTTCGGGAAGCGTTCGAACTTGCCGCTCATCAGCCAGTCGACCATCGAGAAGCAGCAGTTGGCGAAGGTGATGGTGGAGCCGACGGCGGGCGGGGCGTCGGCGGATGTGGAGGGCATCCGGCTGCTCGACCCGATGTGCATGGCGATGACGGTGCCCGTCTCGTCGCAGGCCGCGAAGAACGGATCCCAGTCGTCCGTGTGAACGGACGGCAGTCCGAGGTGCGGAGGTATCTCGGAGAAGGCGACGGCCCGCACCCCGCGGGCGGCGTTGCGCCGGACCTCCCGCGCGGCGAGTTCCGCGTCCCACAGCGGTATGAGGGTGAGCGGTATCAGCCGGCCCCGGGCGTCGGGCCCGCACCACTCGTCGACCATCCAGTCGTTGTAGGCGCGCACCGAGAGGAGCCCCAGCTCGCGGTCCTTGGCCTCGGTGAAGGTCTGGCCGCAGAAGCGCGGGAACGTGGGGAAGCAGAGGGCGGACTGGACGTGGTTGACGTCCATGTCGGCGAGGCGCTGCGGGACGTCGTACGAGCCCGGGCGCATCTGCTCGTACGTGATCACTTCGAGTTTGATCTCGTCCCGGTCGTATCCGACGGCGGTGTCGAGACGGGTGAGGGGGCGGTGCAGGTCCTCGTACACCCACCAGTCGCCGATCGGGCCGTCGTCGCCGGGGCTGCCCATGACGGGGGCGAACTTGCCGCCCAGGAAGGTCATTTCCTTCAGGGGGGCGCGCACGACGCGGGGTCCCTGGTCCTGGTACTTCGACGGGAGCCGGTCCCGCCAGACGTCGGGAGGTTCCACCGTGTGGTCGTCCACCGAGATGATCTTCGGGAAGGTCTCCATACGTTGTACGGTAGCGCCGATCTGACGGGGCGTCAGCTCTCTGGAGGGCGGTCTCTGGAATGCGGAAGTCGCATCGTGAGGTTGCGAGGACGGGGTGTGGGCCCTGTGAGAGGTTGCGCGAGTTGGCACGGCGTCCTGTGATCGGCACCTCCCACGGCTGACGCATCCGCCATGGACAAGGCAAACTGGCGTGGTTGTCATGACGGTTCGGCAGGGGGACAGCGATGGACGGTGTACCGCGAGTACCGGAGCAGCGGCGTCCCGAGGAATCGGCGAGCCTCCGCTTCAGCGTGCTCGGCCCGGTGCGCGCCTGGCGTGGGGCGGATTCCTTGCCCACGGGATCCCCCCAGCAACGCGCGCTGCTGGCGGCCCTGCTGCTCCGCGAGGGCCGCACGGCCACGGCGGGCGAGCTGATCGACGCCCTGTGGGGCGAGGAGCCGCCCTCCCAGGCGCTGGCGGCACTGCGCACGTACGCGTCCCGGCTCCGGAAGGTGCTGGACCCCGACGTCCTGGTCAGCGATGCGGGCGGGTACGCGATCCGCTCCCTCCACGACGGGGCGCTGGACCTGGCCGTCGCCCAGGAGCTGGCCACCGACGCCGAGAAGGCGAGGAACTCGTGTGACCTGTGTCACGCCCGTGCTCTCCTCAACAAGGCACTGAACCTGTGGGACGGGGAGGCGCTGGCGAGCGTCCCCGGCCCGTACGCGGAGACACAGCGCACGCGCCTCGAGGAATGGCGGCTCCAACTGCTGGAGTCACGCCTGGACATGGACCTCGAACAGGGCTGCCACGCGGAGGCCGTCTCCGAGCTGACGGCCCTGACCGCCACCCACCCCCTGAGGGAGCGGCTGCGTGAGCTGCTGATGCTCGCGCTGTACCGCTCGGGCCGGCAGGCGGAGGCCCTCGCGGCGTACGCGGACACCCGGCGGCTGCTGGCGGACGAGCTGGGCGTGGACCCGCGCCCCGGCCTCCAGGAACTCCAGCAGCGCATCCTTCAGGCGGACCCGGGGCTGGCGGAACCCTCGGCCCCACTGGTCCCGGAGACCGCGGCCACCCCGGTGCGTCCGGCCCAACTGCCCGCGACGGTCCCGGACTTCACCGGCCGGGCGTCCTTCGTGTCCGAGCTGAGCGAGGTGCTCTCGGCGGCGTCGGCGGCCGAGGGCCGGGTGATGGCGGTGTCGGCGCTGGCGGGCATCGGCGGCGTGGGCAAGACGACGCTGGCCGTGCATGTCGCGCACCGGGCGCGGGCCGCCTTCCCTGACGGGCAGCTGTACGTGGATCTGCAGGGAGCCGGCGGGCGGGCGGCCGAACCGGAGACGGTACTGGGCGCCTTCCTGCGCGCCCTGGGCACCGCGGACTCGGCCATCCCGGACTCCCTGGAGGAGCGGGCGGCCCTGTACCGCTCGACCCTGGACGGCCTGCGGGTCCTGGTGCTGCTGGACAACGCCCGGGACGCCGCCCAGGTCCGCCCGCTGCTGCCCGGGACGGAGGGGTGCGCGGCGCTCGTGACGTCGCGGGTGCGGATGGTCGACCTGGCCGGCGCGCACCTGGTCGACCTGGACGTGATGTCACCGGAGGAGGCACTCCAGCTCTTCACGAAGATCGTGGGCGCGGAGCGCGTGGCATCGGAACGCCAGTCGGCGCTGGACGTGGTGGCGGCCTGCGGTTTCCTGCCACTGGCGATCAGGATCGCCGCCTCCCGGCTGGCGGCCCGGCGCACCTGGACGGTCTCGGTACTGGCGGCGAAGCTCGCGGACGAGCGGCGGCGCCTGGACGAGCTGCAGGCCGGCGACCTGGCTGTGAAGGCCACCTTCGAGCTGGGCTACGGGCAGTTGGAGCCCGCCCAGGCACGGGCCTTCCGGCTGCTGGGGCTCGCGGACGGTCCGGACATCTCCCTCGCGGCGGCCGCCGCCGTCCTCGACCTCTCGACGGAGGACACCGAGGACGTACTGGAGTCGCTCGTCGACACCTCGCTGCTGGAGTCGGCGGCGCCCGGCCGCTACCGGTACCACGATCTGGTCCGGCTCTACGCGCGTGCGTGCGCCGAGCGGGACGAACAGCCGCCCGGGGAGCGGGCCGCCGCGATGTCCCGGCTGCTCGACTTCTACCTGGCCACGGCCTCGGGGGTCTACGCCATCGAGCGGCCGGGCGACCTGCTGGTGGACCACCTGGAGACGACGGAGTACCCGGGGCTGCGGTTCACCGAGGGCGGCGCCGCCCTCGACTGGCTCTACACGGAGGCTTCGCCGCTGCTGGCGTGCGTACGGCAGTCGGCGGGTACGGAGTTGCTGCCGCGGGCGGTGGACCTGCTGTGGGCCGCCAAGGACCTCACCGAGTCGGGGGCCAACTCCCACCAGTACGAGACGACGGCCAGGGCGATGTGCGACGCCACCCGGGCCGCCGGGGACGCCCGCGCGGAGGGCAGGGCGCGCACCACGCTCACCAACGTCCTGCTGGTCTCCGGCCGCATCCAGCAGGCCGCCGAACAGGCGCAGCTCGCCATGGACCTCGCCGCCACCGCCCGGGACGCCATGGCCATGAGCTGGGCGGCCAACGACCGGGGGCTCACCTTCCTCCACCAGGAACAGTTCGCGAGCGGCAAGCCGTACTTCGAGCGGTCCATCGAGGGGTACGGCGCGATCGGCAACCGTCCGCTCGAAGCGCTCAGCCTGTGCAACCTGTCCCGCGCCCACCTGGGCATGGGCAACATCACCATGGCGGTGGAGATCGCGCAGCGCGCCCTCGCGACGTACCTGGAGATCGGCCAGACCCTGCGCCTCGCCAACGGCCACTTCACGCTGGGCATCGCGCTGACGAGGGCCGGCCGGCATTCCGAGGCGCTCAGCCAGTTCTCCGACGCGCTGTCCGTGTTCGGCAGCCACCGGCAGCGGCTCTGGGAGGGGACCACCAACTTCCGGATGGCCGAGGCGCACCTGGCGGCCCGCCGGCCCGCGCAGGCGGCCCAGCACGCCGAGCAGGCCCTCGCGCTCGGCTGCATCGGCGGCGACCGGATGCAGGGCATCGTCCTGACACTCCTGGGCCGGGCGCTCACCATGCTGGGGCAGGTGGACCGGGCCAGGGCCTGCTGGCGCGAGGCGCTCAACCTGCTCGAACAGAACGGCGGCGCGGTGCAGGCCGAGGAGGTCAGGGCGTTGCTCACGCCCGCCAAGGCGGCGTGAGCGGCGGCCTTTCGACCGGGTTGACGCGGACGTTCAGCATTCGTTTATCGCCGACCGGCACTCTCATACCTGTCACACCGTCGCGTCGGGGGGCAGACGGTCTGACCAGGAGCCCAACCGGTTAGTGTGCGGCTCCGAACGCCCGTCCAGCGGCCCTCGGGGGAGTTTCTGGGCGGGCGTTCCTCACTCGTCACCACAACGGAGGGACCCGAGCCCATGAGCGACCAGAAGAGGGACGCGGACTTCACCACGCAGGACAACGGGATGCCGACACCACCGGCCAAGGACCCCGTCGTCAAGCCGCTCGACAACGGGATGCCGACTCCGCCGCAGGACCCGGAGGTCGCCCCGCTGGACAACGGCATGCCGAGCGAGCCCGCGAAGAACGAGCTGCGGACCATGGACAACGGCATGCCCGCTCCGCCCGCCCTGGACCTCGACGGCGGCAAGTAGAGACCTTTCTCCCGACGGGGATCGGCCGCGGTGGCCCGGAGGGGGAGCCACCGCGGCCGAGGTCTGTCCGGGGCACGGTTCGCTGGCGACACTTGTTGTCCGGAAGTCCCCTCCCCACCGGAGCCGACATGACCCGTACCAAGAAGATCCTCACCACGATCACCCTGATAGTCGGCGTCACCGTCGCGGCCGCGAGCCCGGCACTCGCCGACAACTCGATGCCCGCGCCTCCGCCGGACAACTCGATGCCCGTGACCGCGCCGGGCAACCCCACGCCGTAAGGCAGCACCCCGATGGGGCCGAGCCTCACCAGGCTCGGCCCCATCGGCATGCGCGGCCGCAGCCGGCCCGGCTTCTCAGGCGCAGAGTTCGCCGTCGATCAGGTCGCTCTGGGCCTGCTCGGTGGACAGGTCGGACGCGCCGTCGCCGGTCGCGTGCAGGACCACCACCCGGCGGCCGTCCGGGCTGATGCCGTTGCGGGTGGTGGAGCCGGGGAGGTCGCCCGCGTGGCTGTAGTAGGAGCCGCCGCAGGTCAGCGGGACCCGCATCAGGCCGAGGCCGTAACTCGCGCCGGGCCACACGACGTCCAGGTCCGGGGTCCGTACGGTCGTCTTCATCTCCTTCAGTTCCGCGGAGCGCAGCAACCTGCCGCCCAGGAGCGCCTGGTAGAAGCGGGTCAGGTCGGCCGTCGTACCGATCACGGCGCCGGCAGCACCCGCCGCGGAGGGGTTGAAGACGGTGGTGTCGATCGTCGGCCCGGTCTTCCCGAAGTCGGAGTAGCCGTGCAGGTGGCGGCCGGGTATCCGGGTGTCCGTGGTCGGCGCGGAGGTGTCGCGCAGGCCCAGCGGGCGGATGATGCGCTTGGTGACCTGCTGCTCCCAGCTGTGCCCGGTGACCTTCTCGATGATCATCCCGGCGAGGATGTAGTTGGTGTTGGAGTACGACCACTTGTCGCCGGGCTCGAACTCCGGGGCGTGCCGCATCGCGATGCCGACCAACTGCTCCGGGGTCCAGGTGGTGTAGCGGCCCGCCTGGTAGGCGTCCACGCTGGTCAACGGGGCGAAGTCCGCGGTGTAGTTGAACAGTCCGCTGGTGTGCTGGAGCAGCTGCCGCACGGTGATCCGGCTGCCGTCGTTGCCGTTGCCGGACACGACTCCCGGCAGCCAGTGCTCCACGGAGTCGTCCAGCGACAGGCGTCCCTCACCGACGAGTTGCAGCACCACCGTGGCGACGAACGTCTTGCTGGCGCTGGCCATCCGGAACCGGTCGCCGGAGCGGGCGGCGGCGCCGGTGGCCTTGTCGGCCACCCCGGCGTTGGCGTACCGGGAGCCCCGCGGACCCGTCGACTGGGCCACGACACCGACGGTCCCGGTCCTGAGGATCGCGTTCACGTCGGCCTGGAGCGCCTTGTCGTGCGTCTTGCCGTGCGTCTTGTTCAGCGTCGGCTTCGCCGCCTGCCCCGTCGCGCCCGCCGCGGGCAGGGTCAGTCCGATACCGGCCAGGGCGGTCACCAGCGTCGTGGCCACAATGCGGGAGGTGAGCTTCGTCTTCATGCGGGCGGGCTCCTAGCGGGTCGGTCGTCGTACCGCCGTTGCGGTGTGATCACCAACTTAGGAATTCCGGCCGTACGTCACGATCCGGCAGCCTGGCCGTTCGGTACGGGTGCCCACTCCCCTGTGCCGGTAGCGCCTGCTGTACCTGACCGGCCCCGACCTCGGCCAACACCGCCGAAATCAGGGCCCGGTGACGGTACGTCGGATCGGTCAGGTGCGGCGTCGCGCGTCGTCGAGGTAGCGCAGGACCGCCGCGACCCGCCGGTCCACCTGGTCGGCGGGCGACAGGTCGAGCTTGGCGAAGATGCTGCGGATGTGCTTGTGGACGGCGCCGTCCGTGACGACGAGCCGTTCCGCTATGGCGCCGTTGCCCAGTCCCTCCGCCATCAGCCCGAGCACGTCGCGCTCGCGCGGGCTGAGCCGCTCCAGGCGGGTGTCCTGGCGGCTGCGGGTGAAGAGCTGCGCGACGACCTCCGGGTCGATGGCCGTGCCCCCGGCCGCCACTCGGTTCAGCGCGTCCAGGAACTCCTCGACCCTCCCGACCCGTTCCTTCAGCATGTAGCCGAGTCCCGTGACCCCGCCGACGAGCAACTCCGTGGCGAAGGAGTGCTCGACGTACGCCGAAAGGACGAGCACCGCCAGATCGGGCCTGCGCCGCCGGGCCTCGACGGCCGCGACGATCCCCTCGTCGGTGTGCGTCGGCGGCATCCGTACGTCGAGGATGGCGACATCGGGCTTGTGGGTGTCGATGGCGTCGAGGATGCCGTCGGCGGTACCGGCGGTGGCCACCACGTCGAGGCCCTCGGCGCGCAGCAGCAGCGCGAGCCCCTCCCGCAGCAACGGGTCGTCCTCGGCGATCACAATCCGCATGGCATGTCCACCTTGAGAGTCGTCGGGCCGCCGGGCGGGCTGGCCAGGTCGAGGGTGCCGTCGTGGGCCGCGATCCGGCGGCGGATGCCGGTGAGCCCGGAGCCGCCGGCCTCGTCGGCTCCGCCACGGCCGTCGTCGGTGATGTCCAGTCGCAGTCGGCCGCCACGGCTGCGGACTGTGACGGTGGCGCTCGTCGCCCCGCTGTGCTTGGCGATGTTGGTCAGCGTCTCGGCGACCACGAAGTAGGCGCTGGCCTCCACGGACGCGGCGCACCGCTCGGGTGCCTCGACGTCGATCCGGCAGGGCACCGGGCAGCTCGCGGCGAGGCCGGTGAGCGCGCCTTCGAGGCCGCGGTCGGCCAGTACGGGCGGCAGGATGCCCCGGGCGACCGAGCGCAGTTCGGAGAGTGCCTGCTCGGCGGCGCTCTGGGCCCGTTCGAGGAGTTCGTCGGCGCCCGCCGGATCGCGGGCCACCATCCGGCGGGCCGCGCCGAGCAGCACGGTGACGGTGACGAGCCGGTTCTGGGTGCCGTCGTGCAACGAGCGCTCGATGCGCCGCAGTTCGGTGGCGTGCGCGTCCAGGGCGGCGGCCCGGGTGGCGGTGAGTTCCGCGACGCGCAGGGACAGGTCGGTGTCGGGACCGGCCGCGAGGAGAGCCCGTCCCGGCCGCGCCTGGAGCCGTGCCATGCCTGGGGTGAGGCCCACGATGATGGCGATCCAGCCGAGCCCCAGCAAAGTCACGGCCAGGGCGTCGGGCCAGCCCTGGGCATGGCCGAGGCCCACGGACGTGCTGGTCGCGTTCTCCGGCATGAAGCGCCAGTACAGCGGGAACATCGCGTCGCGTACGGCCATCAGCGGCAGCAGCAGCGCGATCAGGCCGAGCAGCAGCCCGAGCGTGGCGTGCCGGGTCAGCCAGCGCAGCTCCGCCCGGGTGGTCGGGTCGACCAGGGCGAGCCGCAGCCGGGCCGGGGCCGGGTCGGGCCCGATGATCTCGGGACCCCACCGGGCGAGCCGGTGGCGTTCACGGTCGGCGAGGGAGTGCAGGGCGCGCAGCGCGGCGGGGGCCATGAGCAGTCCGACGCCCACGACGGACGTCACCGCGGCGACGGCCAGCCAGAACAGCACGGCCAGCGCCAGCATCGCGGTCCCCAGCCCGCCGATGAGCTGTCCGAGCGCGGCGCCCGCGGCCTCGGCGGTCCGGATCGCGCTCGCCATGATCCCGGGCTGTCCCGCGCCCGCGTCGACCGGCTCGTCGTGCCGGGTCGAGATCGACATCTGCTCCTCCTCTCTGCCTCGCCAACAGCCCTGTGCGAGCGGCCGGTTCACTCTCGATGAGGAGCGTAGAGGTACAGCCTGCTGTACCCCGAGTCGGGCTGCTGGCGGGCTCGGCCGCACAGGGTGCTGATCCGTAACTTCGGTGATGTCAGCGGGACCCGCCCCAGGGTCCGGAGAGTTCGAAGAATCCGAAGAGGGACAGCGATGGCCACCATGGACCCCTACCGCCTCACCAGCGGCGTCGAGAGCACGGACCCGGCGAAGACCGACGTCACCCGCAACGACGTCGGGCGTACGGTGCTCTGGCTGGTGCTGGTCATCAGCACCGTCGGCAACATGGTGGCCTCCTACGGCGTCGCCTCCACCGAGATGCACCTGGCCTGCGGCGTCGTCACCGCGCTGTGCGTGACCGCGCTCGTCACCCGCCACCTGCGGGGCCGGCGATGAGCGGCGTCCAGGCGGGAGCCGGCCACCCGAGGGCGACCCGAACCGCTCCGGCCATCGAGCTGGTGAACGTCAGCAAGACGTACGCGGGAGGCGTCCACGCCCTCGACGACGTGTCGCTGGCCGTGGAGCACGGCACGTTCCTCGCCGTGATGGGTCCCTCGGGGTCCGGCAAGAGCACGCTGATGCACTGCGCCGCCGGCCTCGACTCACCGACCTCGGGCAGCATCCGTATCGGCGGCCAGGAGATCGGCGGACTGAACGAGACGCGCCGCACCGAACTGCGCCGCGAGCACATCGGGTTCGTGTTCCAGTCCTACAACCTGGTCCCCGCCCTGAGCATCGCCGACAACATCACGCTGCCGCTGCGCCTGGCGGGGCGGGCCCCCGACCGGGAGTGGCTGGGGGCACTGGTCGAGCGGGTCGGTCTCGCCGACCGGCTGTCGCACCGGCCCGCCGAACTCTCCGGCGGCCAGCAGCAACGGGCCGCGATCGTACGGGCGTTGGTGGCCAAGCCGGCCGTCGTGTTCGCCGACGAGCCGACCGGAGCGCTGGATCTGCGCAGCGCCCACGAGGTGCTCGGCCTGCTGCGCGAACTCGTCGACGAACTGCGCCAGACAGTGGTGATGGTCACCCACGACCCGGCCGCCGCCGCCCAGGCGCACCACGCGGTGGTGATGGCCGACGGCCGGGTGGTCGAGCGCCTGTACCAGCCCACCGCACCCGAACTGGCCGACCGTCTCGTCAAGCTCGGAGAGGTCTAGAACCATGCTGTATCTCGCGGTCCGGATGGCCGGACACCGGATCACCGCCCTGCTGGCGGTGGCGTGCGCGGTCCTCGGCGGAGCGGCCCTCATCACCGGCACCGGTGTGATGGCCGAGTCCGGGTTCCGCTCCCAGCTGCCGGCCGGGCGCCTGGCCGGCGCGCAGGTCGTGGTCTCCACCGAACAGAGCTTCAACACGGGCCCCGACCTGCCGATCGCGTTCACGGAGCGCGGCGCGGTCCCGGCCGAGCTGGTCGACGAGCTGGCCCAACTGCCCGGCGTCACCGCGGCGGTCGGCGACATCGGCTTCCCCGCCGGCCTCATCGACGCCGACGGCCGGGTCGTACCGACCGAGGACCCGCGGACGGCCGGGCACGGCTGGTCCTCGACCAAGCTGCTCGTGGACGCGAAGGTCGACGGCTCCGCTCCGGCCGGCTCCGGCGAGGTCGCCCTCGACAGCGCCACGGCCGCCACCGCCGGAGTCCGGGTGGGCGACAGCGTCAAGGTCGCCGCCGCCGGCCGGGCCGCCGCCGCGTACCGCGTCACGGCGCTGGTCGACGCACCGGACGCCGGAATCCTCTTCGCCGACCCGACGGCCGTACGGCTGTCCGGCCGCGCCGACGGAGAGCGCGCCGGGACCGTGGACCTGGTGGCCCTGCGCACCGAGCCCGGCGCCGAGGCCTCGGTGGCCGCAGCTGCCCGCGAGAAGATCAAGGACACCGGCAAGAAGACGGCCGCCCGCAAGGACACCGAGGCCGCCGCCCCCCTGATCGTCTCCACCGGCTCCGAGCGCGGCGACATCGCCTCTCCCGGCGCGGGCGCCGCCCGTTCCCTGCTGATCCTGCTGGCCAGTTCGCTCGCCGGGGTCATCATGCTGGTCATCGGGTTCGTGCTGGCGAGCGCGCTCGCCGTGTCGATCGGCGGCCAGCGCCGCGACCTGGCCCTGATGCGGGCCGTCGGCGCAACTCCCCGGCAGATCAGGCGACTTGCGGCCGGGCAGGCGTCCGTCATCGCCGCCGTGGCGGTCGTGCCCGGGGTCGGCCTCGGCTATCTGCTGGCCGGCCGGTTCCGGCGGCTGCTGGTCGACCGCGAGGTGATCCCGGAGGCCCTGCCGCTCACGTTCAGTCCGCTGCCCGCGCTCGCCACCGTCCTGCTCCTCGGCCTCGCCGTGCAGGTGTCGGCCCGCAGCGCCGCGTGGCGCACCTCGCGCATGCCGGCCACCGAGGCGGTCGCCGAGTCGCGCAGCGAACCCCGCACCCCGTCGAAGACGCGGGCCCGCTGCGGGCTGCTGCTGATCGTCGCCGCCACCACGCTGTCGGTCGTACCGCTGCTGAGCCGTACGGTCCTCGGCGCGACGGCCACCTCCATGGCCGGGATCATCGGCGCGATCGGCCTGGCCCTGGCGGGACCCGCCCTGGTCCGGGGCATCGGCGACGCGGCGGGCCGGCGGCTGCGGCCCGGGGTCTCGGCACCGACCTGGCTCGCGGTGTCCAACATCCGCGGATACGCGCTGCGGCTCTCGGGGGTCGTCAGTGCCCTGGCCATGGCGGTCGTGTTCGTCCTGACCTACACGCTGGCCCAGACGACGGTCATGAGCGCCACCGCACAGGACACCCGCACCGGCACCCTCGCCCAGCAGCGCCTGACCGCGCCGGGCCTCGGCGGCCTGCCCGCCGGCACCCTCGCCGCCGTCACCAGGACCTCGGGCGTCGAGGCGGCGGCCCCGGTCAGCGACACCACCGTGATCCGGGAGTACAAGCAGTTCGGTGACCCGGTCGTCGAAGCCGCCTCGGCGATGATCCTGACCCCGGCCGCGTCGGACGTCCTCGACCTCGGCGTACGGGACGGCAGCCTGGCCCGCCTCGAGGGCGACACGGTCGCCGTCAGCACCGAGGTCGCCCGCTCCCCCGGCTCGGGACTCGGCAGCCGCATCACCGTGGTCCTCGGGGACGGCACCCGGGTCAGCCCCAAGGTCGTCGCCGTCTACGACCGCGGCCTCGGCTTCGGCCCGCTCGCCCTCTCCCACGACCTGGCCAAGGGCCACACCACCGCGGGCCTCGACCAGAGCATCCTCGTCCGCACCGACGGCAGCGAGACGTCCCGGCGCGCTCTCACGGCCCTCGCCGCGGGCCGCCCGGGCCTGGCCCTCACGCCCACCGACACCGGATCGGGCGACAGCCTGAGCGACGCCCCGCCCACGGTCTGGATCAACCTGGCCCTCATCGTCGTACTCCTCGGCTATCTCCTCCTCAGCATCGCCAACAAGCTGGTCGCCACCACCGCCCAGCGGCAGGGCGAGATCGCCACGCTCCGCCTCAACGGCACCACACCGCGCCAGATCCTCGCGATGATGCGCCGCGAGGCCGCGGTGATCGGGGTCGCCGCCGTCACCACCGGCCTGCTGCTGTCCGCGATCCCCCTCGCGCTGCTCGGCATCGGCTTCCTGGACCGGCCGTGGCCCGCGGGCCCGGTGTGGCTGCTCCCCGCGGTCGCCCTGACCGTGATCTGCACGGCCTTCGTCACGGTCGAACTCCCCACCCGCCAGGCACTGCGCACGGCACCCGCCCATGCGCTGTCCGCCCGCGAATAGCGCGGAGCGCCACGACGACGGAAGCGGGAGTACGGGCGGACGCGCGGCCAGGACGATCCGGCCGGGCGTCCGCCCGTACTCCCGCTTCCGAACCAGCCCCTCAGCGCCTCCGCAGCTCGCCCTTGACGACCTTGCCGCTCGCGTTGCGCGGCAGTTCGCCCACGAACTCCACCGTCCTGGGCACCTTGTAGTTCGCCATCTCCCGTCGGGCCCAGGCGATGAGGTCGTCCGCGGTCGCCACGGCCCCCGGCCGCCGTACGACGTACGCCCTGCCGACCTCGCCGAGCCGGTCG of the Streptomyces aurantiacus genome contains:
- a CDS encoding sensor histidine kinase, which gives rise to MASAIRTAEAAGAALGQLIGGLGTAMLALAVLFWLAVAAVTSVVGVGLLMAPAALRALHSLADRERHRLARWGPEIIGPDPAPARLRLALVDPTTRAELRWLTRHATLGLLLGLIALLLPLMAVRDAMFPLYWRFMPENATSTSVGLGHAQGWPDALAVTLLGLGWIAIIVGLTPGMARLQARPGRALLAAGPDTDLSLRVAELTATRAAALDAHATELRRIERSLHDGTQNRLVTVTVLLGAARRMVARDPAGADELLERAQSAAEQALSELRSVARGILPPVLADRGLEGALTGLAASCPVPCRIDVEAPERCAASVEASAYFVVAETLTNIAKHSGATSATVTVRSRGGRLRLDITDDGRGGADEAGGSGLTGIRRRIAAHDGTLDLASPPGGPTTLKVDMPCGL
- a CDS encoding ABC transporter ATP-binding protein codes for the protein MSGVQAGAGHPRATRTAPAIELVNVSKTYAGGVHALDDVSLAVEHGTFLAVMGPSGSGKSTLMHCAAGLDSPTSGSIRIGGQEIGGLNETRRTELRREHIGFVFQSYNLVPALSIADNITLPLRLAGRAPDREWLGALVERVGLADRLSHRPAELSGGQQQRAAIVRALVAKPAVVFADEPTGALDLRSAHEVLGLLRELVDELRQTVVMVTHDPAAAAQAHHAVVMADGRVVERLYQPTAPELADRLVKLGEV
- a CDS encoding ABC transporter permease; protein product: MLYLAVRMAGHRITALLAVACAVLGGAALITGTGVMAESGFRSQLPAGRLAGAQVVVSTEQSFNTGPDLPIAFTERGAVPAELVDELAQLPGVTAAVGDIGFPAGLIDADGRVVPTEDPRTAGHGWSSTKLLVDAKVDGSAPAGSGEVALDSATAATAGVRVGDSVKVAAAGRAAAAYRVTALVDAPDAGILFADPTAVRLSGRADGERAGTVDLVALRTEPGAEASVAAAAREKIKDTGKKTAARKDTEAAAPLIVSTGSERGDIASPGAGAARSLLILLASSLAGVIMLVIGFVLASALAVSIGGQRRDLALMRAVGATPRQIRRLAAGQASVIAAVAVVPGVGLGYLLAGRFRRLLVDREVIPEALPLTFSPLPALATVLLLGLAVQVSARSAAWRTSRMPATEAVAESRSEPRTPSKTRARCGLLLIVAATTLSVVPLLSRTVLGATATSMAGIIGAIGLALAGPALVRGIGDAAGRRLRPGVSAPTWLAVSNIRGYALRLSGVVSALAMAVVFVLTYTLAQTTVMSATAQDTRTGTLAQQRLTAPGLGGLPAGTLAAVTRTSGVEAAAPVSDTTVIREYKQFGDPVVEAASAMILTPAASDVLDLGVRDGSLARLEGDTVAVSTEVARSPGSGLGSRITVVLGDGTRVSPKVVAVYDRGLGFGPLALSHDLAKGHTTAGLDQSILVRTDGSETSRRALTALAAGRPGLALTPTDTGSGDSLSDAPPTVWINLALIVVLLGYLLLSIANKLVATTAQRQGEIATLRLNGTTPRQILAMMRREAAVIGVAAVTTGLLLSAIPLALLGIGFLDRPWPAGPVWLLPAVALTVICTAFVTVELPTRQALRTAPAHALSARE